CTTTTATAATAAAATTCAAGGAAAAGAGCCATACTGGACATTTGATGAATTAATGAAATCTGAAGAAGAGTCAGGTGTAAAATCATCCTATTATTTTCTCAGGGAGAACACCCGGGGGATTATATTCAGTCCAAAAAACTGGCATATGCTCGGAAGATCCCATAACCTGAATAAACCCTATGTTAGACAGCTGATTAAAGATCTCAGTGAAGCAGGCAACGAGATAGGTGTTCACGGTTCGACATTATCATATGAAAATCCGGATATTTTAAAATCTCAGAAAGATGAAATCGAGCAGATCTCCGGTGCAGAAATCTATGGAATCAGACAGCACCGGCTGAACATGAACATACCAAAAACTTGGGAATGCCAGATAAATGCCGGACTTATGTATGACACATCACTGGGCTATAAATCAGATTATGGAAACGGATTCAGATTCGGAACCTGTTTTCCATTTTATCCGGCAGGAAAGGATATGGACAGGATAAATATTCTGGAAATGCCGTTATCATTAATGGACATCTCCCTTCCTCCGGGTGACAGGGGCTGGGAGGAAGTAATAAGAATAATCAGCACTGTTGAAGATTTAAATGGTTTATTGACAGCACTATGGCACCCTCCTGTATTCAATCAGCTTGAGTACCCTTTTCTGGGAGAATATTACAAAAGGCTTGTTTATTTATGCCAACAAAAAAATGCATGGATCACAACCGGATATGATATTGCATTATGGTGGATTCAAAGGGATAAATCAGAAGTTTCAGCCGTAATGGACGGTGAAAAAATAATAATTAATTCTTCGGGGGAGAATGAGGTATTTATTGACTTAATCATTCCTGGAAAGAGCATTACTCAGTTTAGAGAAGATAGTGCAGAAATAATCAGGTCAGATTCCGGCTCCCTTTCGATAAATATCATAAAAAAAATTTCAGATAAAGAGATTATTCTGGAGATAACATGACGAATAATCCATACAATATAAGGATTGCAGATGAAGATGATGCAACCGAATGGGACAAAATCGTTGAAGTATCAGATCAGGCTACAATTTTTCACAGATGGAAATGGCTTAAAATATGTGAAAAACACTCAGATTTCTCCCTGGCACCGCTTATCTGCTACAACAATATAGAACCAATTGCAGTCTACCCGCTGTTTTTCCTAAAAAAAGCCGGACTGAA
The sequence above is a segment of the Methanoplanus limicola DSM 2279 genome. Coding sequences within it:
- a CDS encoding polysaccharide deacetylase family protein; translation: MYSISYTTDDPLRLFAINHFIDKSGIPVTINSKEKKLPAVNYGTKEDSEFSVNILSSDLTEDQRGIIQYKGITFPLWQIPEKTENSNNSIIAEYIAGNRKYPCISEADNSIEIGFDLFMETGNILSGSYERPDDISGKINFPVLRSPAVDYYEDLLINCIIKGCRRLSLPFIRKSYWPYGKKFAVCLTHDVDEFKKTYQWITKPLRALKKGDYLSLKNQIASFYNKIQGKEPYWTFDELMKSEEESGVKSSYYFLRENTRGIIFSPKNWHMLGRSHNLNKPYVRQLIKDLSEAGNEIGVHGSTLSYENPDILKSQKDEIEQISGAEIYGIRQHRLNMNIPKTWECQINAGLMYDTSLGYKSDYGNGFRFGTCFPFYPAGKDMDRINILEMPLSLMDISLPPGDRGWEEVIRIISTVEDLNGLLTALWHPPVFNQLEYPFLGEYYKRLVYLCQQKNAWITTGYDIALWWIQRDKSEVSAVMDGEKIIINSSGENEVFIDLIIPGKSITQFREDSAEIIRSDSGSLSINIIKKISDKEIILEIT